In Streptomyces sp. NBC_00433, a single genomic region encodes these proteins:
- a CDS encoding NAD(P)/FAD-dependent oxidoreductase has translation MVGVGGVRVCDVFVLGSGLAGSTVATVLASQGVSVVLVDAGSHPRMAIGESQTPQLAEWLHILAERYGVPELASLAKVGVTNRVVGPSHGVKVHFGFQRHVVGVEPDPAESTQFAIPRVLAQNSHMFRQDTDSWMFHTAVRYGVEVRQQWRAEDLEFDADGVTVTGANGEVFRARYLIDASGFRSLLAEKFDLREKPARFKHHSRSLFNHYIGIKPYDDVVDVPREHRPPIKWHKGTMHHMIDRGWLWIIPFNNYKKSKNPLVSVGLQLDERVYPKPEGVTPQEEFDSFLEKYPAIKRQFEGARPVREWVSTGRLQYSSRKSVGYRWCLMSHAAGFIDPLFSRGLSNTMEVVDALASRVLQALKDDDFSEERFEYVEKLEAGLLDFNDDLVNSALISFSHFRLWNAVFRVWGCFITPGVMRLTGARLRYVVDGDNKHFQALEKTENPGLWWPESTTFQRILEVTAETCEKYEVGELTGDEAADIILKVVQDSPEVNPTFGWKDPATRFVAPNTLHVARFVRWGLFSAGPDMRKLTRFVVSGGVKAGPRARKLL, from the coding sequence ATGGTGGGTGTTGGTGGGGTGCGGGTGTGTGATGTGTTTGTGTTGGGTTCGGGGTTGGCGGGGTCGACGGTTGCGACGGTGTTGGCGTCGCAGGGTGTGAGTGTGGTGTTGGTGGATGCGGGGTCGCATCCGCGGATGGCGATCGGTGAGTCGCAGACGCCGCAGTTGGCGGAGTGGTTGCATATTCTGGCGGAGCGGTATGGGGTGCCGGAGTTGGCGTCGTTGGCGAAGGTGGGGGTGACGAATCGTGTGGTGGGGCCTTCGCATGGGGTGAAGGTGCATTTTGGTTTTCAGCGGCATGTGGTGGGTGTGGAGCCGGATCCGGCGGAGTCGACGCAGTTCGCGATTCCGCGGGTGTTGGCGCAGAATTCGCATATGTTCCGGCAGGACACGGATTCGTGGATGTTCCATACGGCGGTGCGGTATGGGGTGGAGGTTCGTCAGCAGTGGCGGGCTGAGGATCTGGAGTTCGATGCGGATGGTGTGACGGTGACGGGGGCGAATGGTGAGGTGTTCCGGGCGAGGTATCTGATCGATGCTTCGGGGTTCCGTTCGTTGTTGGCGGAGAAGTTTGATCTGCGGGAGAAGCCGGCGCGGTTCAAGCATCATTCGCGGTCGTTGTTCAATCATTACATCGGGATCAAGCCGTACGATGATGTGGTGGATGTTCCGCGGGAGCATCGTCCGCCGATCAAGTGGCACAAGGGGACGATGCATCACATGATCGACCGGGGGTGGTTGTGGATCATCCCGTTCAACAACTACAAGAAGTCGAAGAATCCGTTGGTGAGTGTGGGTCTGCAGTTGGACGAGCGGGTGTATCCGAAGCCGGAGGGTGTGACGCCGCAGGAGGAGTTCGATTCGTTCCTGGAGAAGTATCCGGCGATCAAGCGGCAGTTCGAGGGTGCGCGGCCGGTGCGTGAGTGGGTGTCGACGGGGCGGTTGCAGTATTCGTCGCGGAAGTCGGTGGGTTACCGGTGGTGTTTGATGTCGCATGCGGCGGGGTTCATCGACCCGTTGTTCTCGCGTGGGCTGTCGAACACGATGGAGGTCGTGGACGCTCTGGCGTCGCGGGTGTTGCAGGCGTTGAAGGACGATGACTTCTCCGAGGAGCGGTTCGAGTATGTGGAGAAGCTCGAGGCGGGTCTGCTGGACTTCAACGACGATCTGGTGAACAGTGCGTTGATCTCGTTCTCGCACTTCCGGTTGTGGAATGCGGTGTTCCGGGTGTGGGGGTGTTTCATCACTCCGGGTGTGATGCGGTTGACCGGTGCGCGGCTGCGGTATGTGGTGGACGGGGACAACAAGCATTTCCAGGCGTTGGAGAAGACGGAGAATCCGGGGTTGTGGTGGCCGGAGAGTACGACGTTCCAGCGTATTCTCGAGGTGACGGCGGAGACGTGTGAGAAGTACGAGGTCGGTGAGCTGACCGGTGACGAGGCTGCGGACATCATCTTGAAGGTGGTGCAGGACAGCCCGGAGGTGAATCCGACGTTCGGGTGGAAGGATCCGGCGACGCGGTTCGTCGCGCCGAACACGCTGCATGTGGCGCGGTTCGTGCGGTGGGGGTTGTTCTCGGCGGGTCCGGATATGCGGAAGCTGACCCGTTTCGTGGTGTCCGGCGGGGTCAAGGCCGGTCCGCGTGCGCGGAAGCTGCTCTAG
- a CDS encoding FAD-dependent monooxygenase produces the protein MDTDVVVVGAGPVGLMLACELRLGGARVIVLESLVSPTTESRASTLHARTLEFFDQRGLLDQLGSPPVQSSGHFGGIPLDFSGLPTRFPGQYKVLQARVEEVLARRATDLGADIRREHEVCGLEAGADAVRVRARTPAGPVGLAARYVVGCDGEDSTVRVLAGIDFPGTAGTHELLRADITGIEIADRRFERLPDGLAIASGLPNGATRVMVSAFGRPVVSRMGAPEFDEICAVWQQVTGDDIAHGTPIWRNAFDDTSRLAGRLRSGRVLLAGDAAHVQMPSGGQAINLGLQDAANLGWKLAAVSTGAAPEELLETYHEERHEVARRVLGNIRAQGMLLLGGPEVDATRTVLRELIGYREVNDRLAAMIAGVDVRYAIGDGAASGEGADRQPSPAGAAVPHADLTVTSTTAAAGAPGTVPVTTAALLRSGRGVLLDLADCAGRHEWLTGRLAPFAARVDLVAATLPAADVGGLFGGWETLLVRPDGYVAWVGDRYSDPGPAVDSWFGSAAGDGVAGSVSGVVPVRVGSL, from the coding sequence GTGGATACGGACGTTGTCGTGGTGGGTGCGGGTCCCGTCGGTCTGATGCTCGCTTGCGAGCTGCGGCTGGGCGGGGCACGGGTGATCGTCCTGGAGAGCCTGGTCTCACCGACCACCGAGTCGCGCGCGTCGACGCTGCACGCGCGGACGTTGGAGTTCTTCGATCAGCGCGGCCTGCTGGATCAGCTCGGCTCGCCGCCGGTCCAGTCGTCCGGGCACTTCGGCGGGATCCCGCTGGACTTCAGCGGGCTGCCGACCCGCTTCCCCGGGCAGTACAAGGTGCTGCAGGCGCGGGTGGAGGAAGTGCTGGCGCGGCGCGCGACCGACCTGGGCGCCGACATCCGGCGCGAGCACGAGGTGTGCGGCCTGGAGGCCGGCGCCGACGCGGTCCGGGTGCGTGCGCGGACCCCGGCCGGTCCGGTCGGGCTGGCGGCGCGCTACGTGGTCGGCTGTGACGGCGAAGACAGCACCGTGCGGGTGCTGGCCGGCATCGACTTCCCCGGCACGGCCGGTACGCACGAGCTGCTGCGCGCGGACATCACCGGCATCGAGATCGCGGATCGCCGGTTCGAGCGGCTGCCCGACGGTCTCGCGATCGCCTCGGGACTGCCGAACGGTGCCACGCGCGTGATGGTCTCGGCCTTCGGCCGCCCGGTCGTGTCGCGCATGGGGGCGCCGGAGTTCGACGAGATCTGCGCGGTCTGGCAGCAGGTCACCGGCGACGACATCGCGCACGGCACGCCGATCTGGCGCAACGCCTTCGACGACACCAGCCGGCTGGCCGGGCGCCTGCGCTCCGGCCGGGTCCTGCTGGCCGGCGACGCCGCGCACGTCCAGATGCCCTCCGGCGGCCAGGCGATCAACCTGGGTCTCCAGGACGCCGCGAACCTGGGCTGGAAGCTGGCGGCGGTGTCCACCGGCGCCGCGCCCGAGGAACTCCTGGAGACCTACCACGAGGAGCGGCACGAGGTCGCCCGCCGCGTGCTGGGCAACATCCGGGCCCAGGGAATGCTGCTGCTCGGCGGCCCCGAGGTCGACGCGACACGCACCGTGCTGCGCGAACTGATCGGCTACCGGGAGGTCAACGACCGACTGGCGGCGATGATCGCCGGCGTCGACGTCCGCTACGCCATCGGCGACGGCGCCGCTTCCGGCGAGGGCGCCGACCGGCAGCCTTCGCCGGCCGGTGCGGCGGTCCCGCACGCCGATCTGACCGTCACCAGCACCACCGCTGCTGCTGGTGCGCCCGGGACGGTCCCGGTGACCACGGCGGCGCTGCTGCGGTCGGGCCGGGGCGTACTGCTGGACCTGGCCGACTGCGCGGGTCGCCACGAGTGGCTGACCGGTCGTCTGGCGCCGTTCGCGGCGCGGGTCGACCTGGTGGCCGCCACCTTGCCGGCAGCTGATGTCGGTGGCCTTTTCGGCGGGTGGGAAACGCTGTTGGTGCGCCCGGACGGATATGTGGCGTGGGTGGGTGACCGCTATTCCGACCCCGGACCGGCCGTGGATTCCTGGTTCGGTTCCGCGGCGGGTGACGGGGTCGCTGGTTCGGTATCTGGTGTCGTTCCTGTTCGAGTCGGTTCTCTGTGA
- a CDS encoding nitroreductase family deazaflavin-dependent oxidoreductase, giving the protein MTLGRGWARFNKALGNRVAGPLFGRMPGFGLVVHRGRVSGREYRTPVKVFRHQGAYVVTLPYGSGTDWVKNVRAAGGCELVVRRRRVALVDPVLAADDGTVRIRRSLRLALKVLRVTEFLTLSPAPAAPDGAAGFEGGAGRSRSGDPTGSRR; this is encoded by the coding sequence ATGACTTTGGGTCGTGGTTGGGCGCGGTTCAACAAGGCGTTGGGTAATCGTGTCGCGGGTCCGTTGTTCGGGCGGATGCCGGGTTTTGGGCTGGTGGTGCATCGGGGGCGGGTGTCGGGGCGGGAGTACCGGACGCCGGTGAAGGTTTTCCGGCATCAGGGTGCGTATGTGGTGACGTTGCCGTACGGGTCGGGGACGGACTGGGTCAAGAACGTGCGGGCGGCGGGTGGTTGCGAGTTGGTGGTGCGTCGCCGCCGGGTGGCTCTGGTGGATCCGGTGCTGGCGGCTGATGACGGGACGGTGCGTATCCGGCGGAGTCTGCGGTTGGCGTTGAAGGTGCTGCGGGTCACGGAGTTCTTGACCCTGTCTCCGGCGCCGGCGGCCCCGGACGGCGCGGCGGGTTTTGAGGGTGGGGCGGGGCGTTCCCGCAGCGGGGACCCGACCGGGTCCCGGCGCTAG
- a CDS encoding flavin reductase family protein: MGADGVVEAAHHVFPADGRSLRRVCGMFVTGVTVISAGEGEDGDGTTVNSFTSVSLDPPLVLFCIHRESRLRGELTRGGRFAVNLLARRHEQLAQVFAGRQAPAAGRVFSAWSARGVPVLGESLAYMDCDVRAEYPGGDHMIVVGEVVELGVHRRRQEPLTFFEGSFGRLEEELRAAYARWDG, translated from the coding sequence GTGGGTGCGGACGGGGTGGTCGAGGCGGCGCATCATGTGTTTCCCGCGGACGGGCGGTCGTTGCGGCGGGTGTGCGGGATGTTCGTCACGGGGGTGACGGTGATCTCGGCGGGTGAGGGCGAGGACGGTGACGGGACGACGGTGAACTCGTTCACGTCGGTGTCGTTGGATCCGCCGCTGGTGTTGTTCTGTATCCATCGTGAGTCGCGGCTGCGCGGGGAGTTGACGCGTGGCGGGCGGTTCGCGGTGAATCTGCTGGCGCGTCGTCATGAGCAGTTGGCGCAGGTCTTCGCAGGGAGGCAGGCGCCGGCTGCGGGGCGGGTGTTCTCGGCGTGGAGTGCGCGGGGGGTGCCGGTGCTGGGTGAGTCGCTGGCGTATATGGATTGTGATGTCCGTGCGGAGTATCCGGGCGGTGATCACATGATCGTGGTGGGCGAGGTCGTGGAGTTGGGTGTGCACCGGCGCCGGCAGGAGCCGCTGACGTTCTTCGAGGGGTCTTTCGGCCGCTTGGAGGAGGAGTTGCGCGCGGCGTACGCCAGGTGGGACGGCTGA
- a CDS encoding VOC family protein: MPALGGIHHVKFAVSDIQRSIDWYGRVFGFATTMEFKDDEGIVRGSVGKLTGLDNTLLAFRENKELSDSLSGFDPVSFAVQGKAEVQSWVDHLNAEGVENSGLRIAAIGYIVFFHDPDGIKLHVYSFDTPAPDEIEA, encoded by the coding sequence ATGCCGGCACTCGGCGGGATTCACCATGTGAAGTTCGCGGTCAGCGACATCCAGCGTTCGATCGACTGGTACGGCCGTGTCTTTGGTTTTGCCACGACGATGGAGTTCAAGGACGACGAGGGGATCGTCCGGGGTTCGGTGGGCAAGCTCACCGGTCTGGACAACACCCTGCTGGCGTTCCGTGAGAACAAGGAGCTGTCGGACTCGCTGTCCGGGTTCGACCCGGTCAGTTTCGCGGTCCAGGGCAAGGCCGAGGTGCAGTCCTGGGTCGATCACCTCAACGCGGAGGGTGTGGAGAACTCCGGTCTGCGGATCGCGGCGATCGGCTACATCGTGTTCTTCCACGACCCGGACGGCATCAAGCTGCACGTGTACTCCTTCGACACCCCCGCGCCGGACGAGATCGAGGCCTGA